From a single Lolium rigidum isolate FL_2022 chromosome 7, APGP_CSIRO_Lrig_0.1, whole genome shotgun sequence genomic region:
- the LOC124670150 gene encoding heavy metal-associated isoprenylated plant protein 13-like, with the protein MAPQKVVLKVSSMSDERVKQKAMETVADIYGIDSIAADLKDQKMMVIGDMDTVTIAKRLRKFGRIDILSVGPAEEEKKDDKKGDKK; encoded by the exons ATGGCCCCGCAG AAGGTGGTCCTGAAGGTTTCTTCGATGAGCGACGAGAGAGTGAAGCAGAAAGCAATGGAAACTGTTGCAGATATCTATG GTATTGATTCGATAGCCGCCGATCTCAAAGATCAGAAGATGATGGTGATAGGTGATATGGACACCGTCACGATCGCCAAGAGGTTAAGGAAGTTCGGGCGGATCGATATCCTCTCTGTTGGGCCggccgaagaagagaagaaggatgacaagaAAGGGGACAAGAAGTGA
- the LOC124675000 gene encoding O-glucosyltransferase rumi-like, translating into MQTAAKADRLTRSLAAPFLAVNRGLFVFIAAIVAGALISAYWISAGTRVAPIIPIATRAVAQNAASARSPEPALSSARFTSLGANRTPSEPAGLSPLPQRQPPAPACPAYFRWIHEDLRPWRATGISRETLDGAHRYGPKFRVMVIAGRLYVAPYGRCFQTRDLFTQWGILQLLRRHAGRVPDLDVIFDCQDLPVVNAGDHAPPPLFRYCGSETTLDIAFPDWSFWGWPELNIKPWDALRREIGERNAALHWTRRAPFAFWKGNPTVGTVRWELLKCNVSRERDWKARIYAQDWREQVRDGFRESDLAKQCTHRYKIYAEGRGWSVSEKYILACDSVALVVRPRFHDFFSRGLLPLLHYWPVRDRGQCRSIEFAVDWGNSHPDKAQEMGGNASKFMQEDLTMDHVYDYMFHLLSEYAKLLRYKPSVPDGAVEVTVESMTHGRRGLEREFMVDTMVNASGSAAPCELPLPFSSEELETLRRRKADAVRQVESWEEAVTN; encoded by the exons ATGCAGACTGCGGCGAAGGCTGATCGGCTCACTCGGAGCCTGGCGGCTCCCTTTCTGGCTGTGAACCGCGGCCTGTTCGTCTTCATCGCCGCGATTGTCGCCGGCGCTCTCATCTCCGCCTACTGGATATCTGCCGGCACCAGA GTTGCTCCAATCATTCCTATCGCCACTAGAGCCGTAGCTCAAAACGCTGCAAGTGCAAGGAGTCCGGAGCCGGCGCTGAGTTCTGCCCGCTTCACCAGTCTAGGCGCAAACCGGACACCGTCGGAACCTGCCGGTTTGTCGCCTCTTCCTCAGAGACAGCCACCAGCTCCGGCCTGCCCTGCCTACTTCCGGTGGATCCACGAGGACCTGCGGCCATGGCGAGCCACGGGTATCTCGCGCGAGACGTTGGACGGCGCCCACCGGTACGGGCCGAAGTTCCGGGTGATGGTGATCGCCGGGCGCCTATACGTGGCGCCCTACGGCCGGTGCTTCCAGACGCGCGACTTGTTCACGCAGTGGGGCATCCTgcagctgctccgccgccacgccggccgCGTCCCCGACCTCGATGTCATATTCGACTGCCAGGACCTGCCGGTCGTGAACGCCGGcgaccacgcgccgccgccgctgttccgGTACTGCGGCAGCGAGACCAcgctggacatcgccttccctgacTGGTCCTTCTGGGGCTG GCCGGAGCTTAACATAAAGCCATGGGACGCACTGAGACGGGAGATCGGTGAACGGAATGCCGCTCTGCACTGGACGCGCAGAGCGCCGTTCGCGTTCTGGAAGGGTAACCCGACGGTGGGCACGGTGCGCTGGGAGCTCCTCAAATGCAATGTGTCCCGCGAGCGCGACTGGAAGGCGCGGATCTATGCGCAG GACTGGAGGGAGCAGGTACGAGACGGGTTCAGGGAATCGGACTTGGCCAAGCAATGCACACACAG GTACAAGATCTACGCGGAAGGACGCGGGTGGTCGGTAAGCGAGAAGTACATCCTGGCGTGCGACTCCGTGGCGCTGGTGGTGCGGCCGAGGTTCCACGACTTCTTCTCCAGGGGTCTCCTGCCGCTGCTGCACTACTGGCCCGTCCGCGACCGCGGCCAGTGCCGGTCCATCGAGTTCGCCGTCGACTGGGGCAACTCGCACCCGGACAAG GCGCAGGAAATGGGAGGAAACGCGAGCAAGTTCATGCAGGAGGACCTGACGATGGACCATGTCTATGACTACATGTTTCATCTTCTAAGCGAATACGCTAAGCTACTGCGATACAAGCCATCGGTACCCGACGGGGCCGTGGAGGTCACCGTGGAGTCCATGACTCATGGAAGGCGAGGACTGGAGAGGGAATTCATGGTGGATACGATGGTGAACGCGTCGGGCAGTGCAGCCCCCTGCGAGCTGCCGTTGCCATTCAGTTCTGAGGAGCTGGAGACGCTGAGGAGGAGGAAAGCCGATGCGGTGAGGCAGGTGGAGTCGTGGGAGGAGGCGGTGACGAACTGA
- the LOC124675488 gene encoding O-glucosyltransferase rumi homolog codes for MLTRAGVTASFRLVVLRGRAYVQRFRPAFQTRDLFTIWGILQLLRRYPGRVPDLDLMFDCVDWPIVRTHLYRGKHAPFMPPLFRYCGDDRTLDIVFPDWSFWGWPEINIKPWDALQKDLKIGNSRVTWSDREPYAYWKGNTAVAVSRQELVKCNISSTQDWNARIYTQDWFKESKAGYTNSNLGNQCTHRYKIYIEGSAWSISQKYILACDSMTLLVTPKYYDFFSRSLMPIQHYWPVQDDNKCASIKYAVEWGNSHKQSAQRIGKEASNFIQEEVNMDLVYDYMLHLLTEYAKLLRFRPTKPPEAVEVCPESLICQAEGIEKKFFTESMVKSAHDSGPCDLPPPFSPLELRMLKQRKENTIRQVEMWERIASAP; via the exons ATGCTCACGCGCGCCGGCGTCACCGCCAGCTTCCGCCTCGTCGTGCTGCGCGGCCGCGCCTACGTCCAGCGCTTCCGCCCGGCGTTCCAGACGCGCGACCTCTTCACCATCTGGGGCATCCTCCAGCTGCTCCGCCGCTACCCCGGCCGCGTCCCCGACCTCGACCTCATGTTCGACTGCGTCGACTGGCCCATCGTCCGCACGCACCTCTACCGCGGGAAGCACGCCCCCTTCATGCCGCCCCTGTTCCGGTACTGCGGGGATGACAGGACCCTGGATATCGTCTTCCCCGATTGGTCATTCTGGGGCTG GCCAGAGATTAACATAAAACCATGGGATGCCCTGCAGAAAGATTTGAAAATTGGTAATAGTAGGGTAACATGGTCCGATAGAGAACCTTATGCTTACTGGAAAGGGAATACAGCAGTTGCAGTGTCACGGCAGGAACTGGTTAAGTGTAATATCTCCAGTACGCAGGATTGGAACGCAAGGATTTACACTCAG GACTGGTTCAAAGAGAGCAAAGCAGGGTATACAAACTCAAATTTGGGCAATCAGTGCACACACAG GTACAAGATCTATATAGAAGGATCAGCATGGTCGATCAGTCAGAAATATATTCTAGCATGTGATTCAATGACACTATTGGTCACACCAAAATACTATGATTTCTTTTCAAGGTCACTTATGCCGATTCAGCATTATTGGCCAGTTCAGGATGACAATAAATGTGCCTCCATAAAATATGCTGTTGAATGGGGCAACTCTCACAAGCAATCG gcacagcgCATAGGAAAAGAAGCAAGCAATTTCATTCAAGAAGAGGTTAATATGGATCTTGTGTATGATTACATGCTTCACCTTTTAACGGAATATGCAAAGCTTCTAAGGTTCAGGCCAACTAAGCCACCTGAAGCTGTTGAGGTCTGTCCTGAATCCTTGATCTGCCAAGCTGAAGGCATTGAGAAGAAGTTTTTTACTGAATCCATGGTGAAGTCTGCCCATGATTCAGGTCCATGTGATCTTCCTCCTCCCTTCAGCCCACTGGAGCTCAGAATGCTAAAACAGAGGAAAGAAAATACAATTAGGCAGGTTGAAATGTGGGAGCGGATAGCTTCGGCACCTTAA